AACATACATGGAAAATTTTGTGTAGATGAGTGAGGTCtacttttcctgaaaataaagCCACTCTTTAACAGAGTATCCTGGCGGGCCAATGACTTCCCTAAAAAAGAGCTAGATGATCTAGCAATGTAGATGATCTCTGCAATGCCAAATATCCTTTGCAGGGGACCAGATTTTTTTTGTGGATGTTTTAGTCTTTGGGCACTCTTTTTGAAGTCCAACAGAGGAGGATAATCAGGTCCCTGGTGGTAGTGGTGGCGGCGTGTCTTTCTCTGGGCAGGGCCCCCATTAAGTTTCCCTGGGGGCTGTGACCCCTCTCAGGGTTCCCTCCcacatgggggtggggtgccaTTTGCAGCAGGGAGGCTGGTTTATTTTGAGGTCTCTGGCGCTCCGGGGGTCGCTTTTTGAGAAAACAGGCTTTTGTGGGTTTTCTCAAGCTAAAAACTACTCTATCCAGGTGTTAGTCAAAACCTCGCGGCACGACCCTGGCCGCCCCCACCTTCCTACAGGCCCCAATCCTgaggcggtgggggcggggaagccGCACTCGCCGCTTCCGCTCCTCCAGACCACCAGGGGGCGCTGCACCCCCGCCTCTTCCTTCCCGGGGTGCTTCGCGCCGGGCCCCTTCCGCGTGGGTGAGTGAATGTGAGAGTCAGCGTCGCGCCGCGCGCGCCGTTCGCCTCCGCCGCTCGGCGCTCTTATTTCGGCTGCGAGGGGCGGGCGCGCGCGTAAAGGCATAGAGACGGGCGTTGAGTTCTCGGGCTAGAGCGTCGCCGAGTCGGAGCCGGAGCCCGAGCCGCGCGCTGTCTCCGCTGCGTCCGCCGAGGCCCCCGAGTGTCAGGGACAAAAGCCGTCGCCGCGCCGCCTGCTCCCGCCGCCAGGGCTcatccgccgccgccgccgccctgaCGAGAGTCCACAGCTGTCGCCACCCGTGAGGATCCGAGAGCCATGTCGGCCAGCAGCCTCTTGGAGCAGGTACAGGCCCGGCCCGCATGCCTCGGCCATTGTGTGAGGCGAGAGGTAGTCCGACTAGGCCCGGGCCCGCCGCCCCCGGTCGGGCCGAGCAGAGGCGGCGCCTCTCGCGGGCCGGGTTTCGGGCCTCTCAGGCCGGCCGCACCCAGCGCCTCGCCCTCAGCCCGTACTCCCCGCTTCTCCCGCTTCTCCCTGGGCCTCGGAGCCCACCGGCCGCGCCGCCTTCCCTCTTCTCAGCAggcctcttttcttccttgtttccttccccttccttgaaGCCCTAGTCTGCTCGCGTTGTTTCTGGCGCGTCCCCCGCTTTCTCTCAGCGGGCCCCGCCGGCCTGCGCTTTTCCCCGCCTCCCATTTTCAGCCTCCCCCTCACCACCATTCTTGACGCCTCCCCTCAGGCCTGCTCCTTTATTCCCTTCTCGGGCCCGgctttaatttgtcttttcttttccatttcttcctcggACGACTTGCTGCTCGGCGACGTTTCCTTCGCCCGCAGAGACCAAAAGGTCAAGGAAACAAAGGTGAGCCCAGCTCTGCCGGTAGCCctgggcttgggggtgggggtgggggggtagggggtagGGGGGGGGACGCTGAGCAGTGGGGGCGGGGTCTCCGGGAGGCGCCCCAGGGAGAGGACCTTTCGGAAGCCGCTTAGTTCGCAGGTGCCTCACACTTAAGTATTTGACCCTTTCGGTGTGTTCTTGCAGCTGGCGAACAGCTTCTCAGTGAACAAGGAGTAATTCATTAAGGGTGGGGGTGGATTCGGTTTTGAAATGTCCCAGGTCCTTAGTTTCCTGTAGGTCTTAGAAGGCCTTTGTTTTTCATCCTCGTGGATCACACTCTGGAAGTACTCAcatgtggtgggggaggggaagcgggAGGGAATTGAAATCCAGAGGAGCCAATAAAATGACCTTTTTAGATCAACTTGCTCTGGGTGGAGGGAGACATTTTCATTGATTATTATTGCTCAGCAGTCACTCTCGTCTTTATCCGTTTGAAATTCACACTTACTTGCTCTGTTTAGTAAGGTTTTTCTCTGGTTAGAATATATTTGACTAATTTGGGAGGTAGGTGGTACGACTAAGacatttctgtaatttatttgaatttttttccctttagtacAAAATGGATCTGTACATCAAAAGGATGGATTAAATGATGATGATTTTGAACCTTACTTGAGTCCACAGGCAAGGCCCGTGAGTAGTTAACCATTTACATGCCTGATCAAAGGGTGTAGTAAACcatattctttctctgccctatCAGTAAATATGATTTTCAGGGGTTGGCTTTCTTAATACCACTCAATGTGTTGTAAGAAGAGTTATTACAAATGTTGCAGACAGTGTTAAGATTCTCATTTCTGTTGCCAGCAAACATTCTGAGATGAGACTGACTGATAACACTTCACGGTATACTGACAGCACTGTTAGTAGTTCTCCTTACCAAAAATGTAACAGTGGAAAACTGAAGAATACTTTCCAGTTTAAATATTCTGACTTTTTACCcccaaaacctttttcttttaggaaaactGGATTCATATGTGATGGGAAAAACTAATGTAAAATCACCTGAACTTTATTCAGTGCTGCAGAACTGATCTCTTCCCTTTCATCTGGTCACTAGTTAGTGGGTTCTTAGATTATCCTAAGTTTTAGACTTAGGTATTCGTTTTTCAAGTTGAAATGTATCTGTAGAGATCAACTTTGTACACCGCTGGTTTCTCGCTTATGGGAGCTATAGGATTTCTAAAATGGAGTTAAAGGAAGATAAAACACTTCGGCACACACAAATGAAGATCGAGAATGATTAAGGTTTTTGACATGTTATCTGTCTTCTGATGTTTTAGATGTAATCTGTTTTTATGTCTTCTAGCTCCATGTAAGTTCATACATTGACAAGACTTGTGCATATAGAAACTGCTTTGATTTGTCAGTtcttttaaattagtattttggGTTGTAGCTAATGTCTATAAATCCACAGATTAATAAGCCAAAAGGAAAACTGACAGTAACCCATCTAAAATACCCTAAAAGATGAAAAAGCTTATGGGGCATTTAACAGATGCTGTACGATAGATACAAGTCTTGAGTAACTTGAAATATTGGTGCATGCCCGTATTTGGGCCTAATTCTTACATAAAACTTTTAGATCTCTTATGTAAAATTTTCTGCATTGAGAGTGTAGAAACCACTTAAGCAAGGGATTGGGAAAAGTTTTCAGAAATCAACCAGTTAATCaggaaaaatgggaaaggaagtaGAGGAGTGAACTATTAATAGATTACTGCTATTGAAGTAGTTTCCTTACATAATCATTATAACAGGGAGAGTGGGAGCATTTGGAAACATAATTCTAGGTAGTTCTTGTGAAATAATGTGTAGTTCAGATTTTTGAGCTCAGGGACATGTGGGAACCTGCCAGTTCAGGTGTAGGCATTCAGCTATATAATGGCATAACCTGTGATATTAAGtgcatgctttttatttctcaagtAAGCTAAAGCTTAAATGTCTTAAAacaattttgggggggaggggaatagaAATCATAGTTAAATAGATGGATAACCTGAGAATCTTTGTCCTTTGTAGTTAATCGTCAAGAGTAATTCATCTGCTTTTTAACCATTATTCATCGCCTTAATGTTGGAATAATCCTTCAGGCTTAATCCATTGGTTATAGACTGAATTTCTTACTCATAATGGATTTGAGTCTGTTAAATTTTAATACTGTCTTCGAGAAAAATAGACTTCTCTTAAACTTGAGGGTATGTGTGAAAAGGCttagcttcctttcctttttttttttttttttaaggaaaattttggCAGAGAAAAGCACCATTTTATCAGGCCGCATTAGtcgaaacatttaattttaaagagatacGTTTTGCTAGGAGAAGTACTTTTGGCTTTGGGAATAGAAACTTAAGGCCTAACATAGTTATGGTCATCCAAGTCTCTTGAGAGTAAAATTCTCTATTCACTAGTTAATGGATTCTTATGTACTAGagctattattttaattctagtgtagttaacatacagtgttatattagtatCAGGTATATAATACGGTGGTTCgacaattttataaatttctccgtgctcatcaagataagtgtactcttgtACTAGAGTTATTTTCAAGTTAGGGTAAAGTACTCTATTTTGAATTGAGCTGTATCTATATTTACAGAGACCAATTTTTTGTATCTCTAGCTTCTCACAGGACTAGTCTGTGAATTCTAGCATTTATAGAAAAGTTAAGATACTGTTCATAAACTAAAGTAAGATCAAGAATGATGTTTTTACAGTGTAATCTGTCTTCCAGTGTGGAGACTAGTTGAATATAAGTTTATatttctgggaaattctttaggataattctttttttcaaagagtcGAACTTTACCATGTTTttggaattctgtttttaatggaaaagttAGGTGTGCATTTGAGCTTACAGCCAATAATTTTATAGGTGAAGTACAACAGGTAGCAAGGTTTTTCTAGTTTTAAACTCTGGAATTCATTGTACATTTCCTTTCCAGGTTATAATTAAATAGTGGCATTTGTTGATGTTCCCAAATGGTTTGCCAAGAGGCTGGCAATGTAAACTAGGTGTAATGAACCTTGGATTATGGTTGAGGAATGGCAACACAGATTTTTAGGATAGAACCTGTAATTTCCAgttctttttgtgttgttttatctATTGTATGGTTTTGATAGAAAACTCTTAGGAACACTCCTGATCTGTCAAAATTCCCACTCCTGAAATCCAGAGATAACGGTTTTTAGTAGAAGCATCATCTCAACAGTTCTGTAGAACTGTTATTAATACTGTCATTAATACTGTTGATGAGATGCTGGGTTTTCCCTTCACTGAATGATAGTGCTTAAGTTAAGGTCCACATCACTGTATGTCACTTTAACTTGAAGTGTTTAAACATTTCACTTGTTAAACCAAAATCTCTTACAGTGTAAAAATTTCAGCAAGTTTATGGGAAGAGACCACCTGAGGTGGTCATTTGCTTTTTTAGTTGAATTTGAGTTGTATGAATAATTGGGAGAGGAAATGTCTTGattgttgttttattaatttttgtgtttagttgtgatttgcctgtttgttttgtttttttccttccacagaaTAATGCATATACTGCCATGTCAGATTCCTACTTACCCAGTTACTACAGTCCCTCCATTGGCTTCTCCTATTCATTGGGTGAAGCCGCTTGGTCTACTGGGGGTGATACAGCCATGCCCTATCTAACTTCTTATGGACAGCTGAGCAACGGAGAGCCTCACTTCTTACCAGATGCAATGTTTGGACAACCAGGAGCCCTAGGTAGCACTCCATTTCTTGGTCAAcatggttttaatttctttcccagTGGGATTGACTTCTCAGCTTGGGGAAATAACAGTTCTCAGGGACAGTCTACTCAAAGCTCTGGATATAGTAGCAATTATGCTTATGCACCTAGCTCCTTAGGTGGAGCCATGATTGATGGACAGTCAGCTTTTGCCAGTGAGACCCTCAATAAGGCTCCTGGCATGAATACTATAGACCAAGGGATGGCAGCGCTGAAGTTGGGTAGCACAGAAGTTGCAAGCAATGTTCCAAAAGTTGTAGGCTCTGCAGTTGGTAGTGGGTCCATTACTGGTAACATCGTGGCTTCCAATAGTTTGCCTCCAGCTACTATTGCTCCTCCAAAACCAGCGTCTTGGGCTGATATTGCTAGCAAGCCTGCGAAACAGCAGCCTAAGTTGAAGACCAAGAATGGCATTGCAGGGTCAAGTCTTCCACCACCCCCAATAAAGCATAACATGGATATTGGAACTTGGGATAACAAGGGTCCTGTGGCAAAAACCCCCTCACAGGCTTTGGTTCAGAATTTAGGTCAACAGCCAACCCAGGGGTCTCCCCAGCCTGTAGGTCAGCAGGCTAACAATAGCCCACCAGTGGCTCAGGCATCAGTTGGGCAACAGACACAGCCattgcccccacctccacctcagCCTGCCCAGCTCTCAGTCCAGCAACAAGCAACTCAGCCAACCCGCTGGGTAGCACCTCGGAACCGTGGCAGTGGGTTCGGTCATAATGGGGTGGATGGTAATGGAGTAGGACCGTCTCAGGCCGGATCTGGATCTACTCCTTCAGAACCTCACCCAGTGTTGGAGAAGCTGCGGTCTATTAATAACTATAACCCCAAGGATTTTGACTGGAATCTGAAACATGGCCGGGTTTTCATCATTAAGAGCTACTCTGAGGACGATATCCACCGTTCCATTAAGTATAATATCTGGTGCAGCACAGAGCACGGTAACAAGAGACTGGATGCTGCTTATCGCTCCATGAACGGGAAAGGCCCCGTTTACTTACTTTTCAGTGTCAACGGCAGTGGACACTTCTGTGGCGTTGCAGAAATGAAATCTGCTGTGGACTACAACACATGTGCAGGTGTGTGGTCCCAGGACAAATGGAAGGGTCGTTTTGACGTCAGGTGGATTTTTGTGAAGGACGTTCCCAATAGCCAACTGCGACACATTCGCCTAGAGAACAACGAGAATAAACCAGTGACCAACTCCAGGGACACTCAGGAAGTGCCTCTGGAAAAGGCTAAGCAGGTGTTGAAAATCATAGCCAGCTACAAGCACACCACTTCGATTTTTGATGACTTCTCACACTATGAGAAACgccaagaggaagaagaaagtgttAAAAAGGTAACCGGTTTACCATTATTAAGacttttagagaaggaaaaatgtacAAGAGGGAATAGGAGAGTTATTATACTGAATGGTTAATAAAAGCTCTGTAAGTAACAAGCGTATCACTTAACAGTTCAAGCCTTTGTGGAAGTATAATTGGTGTTACTGTTTGacttagtgtatagaaatgtgggCTTAAATTAACGGAAAGCAGAAACTGTAGAGAAACTGAATTTAAATGATGCAAAAGAGGTGAGTAAGGccaaaagaaatgcagagagCATAATTGAAGTGATAGAACCATGGAAATGAAAGTAGGAAAAGATTGAGGCTGTAATATGGCAGAGAAAAGGTAAAAGTTATGTTGTAATTAACTTTTGGCCTAACTTGGGTACAGTGGTTAAATCAGAGTTAGTGTGTCACCAGCCCTGACATCACTTTCTGCTTGCCTTTGACAGTTGGCAGTATTAGTGTATTTTTCAGAACTTTCTTCCTTATTCCTATCCTTAGTGTTCTACTTAATTGTTTTTTCGCAAACCTTTTTCCCATTGGAAAAgtaatgtttattatataaaactttgaaaacatgattAGAAAAAGCTGGTCTTCTGCTCTTAAAATTCTCCTGTATTCCTGAGGAGTAATCTTCTCTTGTTTCTCTGTAACAAGTGAGTCTTGGGCAGAATCATGGAGAATAGGTCCAAACTAAAATGTTGGAATTTACTGGAAAGTGTTGGTAATGCTTGGTCTGTGTGTTTTGAGTGAATGTAAACTTTAAGATGGTAGAGAATGATAAAGTACTGGTTGGGGCAGAGCATACGTTATCTAGGATTTAGACATATTTAAATGTTGGAAGTAGGTGAAAAGATTATTGTGGGTAAag
This Lynx canadensis isolate LIC74 chromosome C1, mLynCan4.pri.v2, whole genome shotgun sequence DNA region includes the following protein-coding sequences:
- the YTHDF2 gene encoding YTH domain-containing family protein 2 isoform X1, which gives rise to MSASSLLEQRPKGQGNKVQNGSVHQKDGLNDDDFEPYLSPQARPNNAYTAMSDSYLPSYYSPSIGFSYSLGEAAWSTGGDTAMPYLTSYGQLSNGEPHFLPDAMFGQPGALGSTPFLGQHGFNFFPSGIDFSAWGNNSSQGQSTQSSGYSSNYAYAPSSLGGAMIDGQSAFASETLNKAPGMNTIDQGMAALKLGSTEVASNVPKVVGSAVGSGSITGNIVASNSLPPATIAPPKPASWADIASKPAKQQPKLKTKNGIAGSSLPPPPIKHNMDIGTWDNKGPVAKTPSQALVQNLGQQPTQGSPQPVGQQANNSPPVAQASVGQQTQPLPPPPPQPAQLSVQQQATQPTRWVAPRNRGSGFGHNGVDGNGVGPSQAGSGSTPSEPHPVLEKLRSINNYNPKDFDWNLKHGRVFIIKSYSEDDIHRSIKYNIWCSTEHGNKRLDAAYRSMNGKGPVYLLFSVNGSGHFCGVAEMKSAVDYNTCAGVWSQDKWKGRFDVRWIFVKDVPNSQLRHIRLENNENKPVTNSRDTQEVPLEKAKQVLKIIASYKHTTSIFDDFSHYEKRQEEEESVKKERQGRGK
- the YTHDF2 gene encoding YTH domain-containing family protein 2 isoform X2, coding for MSASSLLEQRPKGQGNKVQNGSVHQKDGLNDDDFEPYLSPQNNAYTAMSDSYLPSYYSPSIGFSYSLGEAAWSTGGDTAMPYLTSYGQLSNGEPHFLPDAMFGQPGALGSTPFLGQHGFNFFPSGIDFSAWGNNSSQGQSTQSSGYSSNYAYAPSSLGGAMIDGQSAFASETLNKAPGMNTIDQGMAALKLGSTEVASNVPKVVGSAVGSGSITGNIVASNSLPPATIAPPKPASWADIASKPAKQQPKLKTKNGIAGSSLPPPPIKHNMDIGTWDNKGPVAKTPSQALVQNLGQQPTQGSPQPVGQQANNSPPVAQASVGQQTQPLPPPPPQPAQLSVQQQATQPTRWVAPRNRGSGFGHNGVDGNGVGPSQAGSGSTPSEPHPVLEKLRSINNYNPKDFDWNLKHGRVFIIKSYSEDDIHRSIKYNIWCSTEHGNKRLDAAYRSMNGKGPVYLLFSVNGSGHFCGVAEMKSAVDYNTCAGVWSQDKWKGRFDVRWIFVKDVPNSQLRHIRLENNENKPVTNSRDTQEVPLEKAKQVLKIIASYKHTTSIFDDFSHYEKRQEEEESVKKERQGRGK
- the YTHDF2 gene encoding YTH domain-containing family protein 2 isoform X3; the encoded protein is MDLSLLNFNTVFEKNRLLLNLRNNAYTAMSDSYLPSYYSPSIGFSYSLGEAAWSTGGDTAMPYLTSYGQLSNGEPHFLPDAMFGQPGALGSTPFLGQHGFNFFPSGIDFSAWGNNSSQGQSTQSSGYSSNYAYAPSSLGGAMIDGQSAFASETLNKAPGMNTIDQGMAALKLGSTEVASNVPKVVGSAVGSGSITGNIVASNSLPPATIAPPKPASWADIASKPAKQQPKLKTKNGIAGSSLPPPPIKHNMDIGTWDNKGPVAKTPSQALVQNLGQQPTQGSPQPVGQQANNSPPVAQASVGQQTQPLPPPPPQPAQLSVQQQATQPTRWVAPRNRGSGFGHNGVDGNGVGPSQAGSGSTPSEPHPVLEKLRSINNYNPKDFDWNLKHGRVFIIKSYSEDDIHRSIKYNIWCSTEHGNKRLDAAYRSMNGKGPVYLLFSVNGSGHFCGVAEMKSAVDYNTCAGVWSQDKWKGRFDVRWIFVKDVPNSQLRHIRLENNENKPVTNSRDTQEVPLEKAKQVLKIIASYKHTTSIFDDFSHYEKRQEEEESVKKERQGRGK